TCACCATGAAAATGTTCACCACAATTGCATTATACAAAGCTGGAGTTATCCCTGTTCAATATCGTCGTGTTCCATGCATTAAAGTTGGGGGTGTCAAGTTTGAGATTAAAGGGAACCCTTACTTTTTCATGGTTTTGGTGTACAATGTTGCAAATGCTGGTGATGTTTCTAGCATGAGTGTCAAAGGTTCCAACACTGGATGGCTTCAAATGGCACACAATTGGGGACAAAATTGGGATGTAGGAACTAAATTGGTAGGACAAGCCTTGTCATTTAGGGTGACTACCAGTGATGGTAAAACCTTAGACTTTGTTAATGTTGCCCCTCCCCAATGGCAATTTGGACAGACCTATCAGTCCAACATAAatttttggcttaaatactctaggggtccctgaaattgtaccccgtatcaaaataagtccctgaaatttttttttccgattccggatccctggaattgtttttttaatcagaataagtccctacacATGTTTTTAGCCTATCTGGCAGATTTTTTGCTGACTCAACATTTACACATggctttttcatttattttaaatacacatggaataaaaataaaaaaaattaattaaatttaaatctaattaacctatctacctaaatctaattaaaccTAATTCCC
This is a stretch of genomic DNA from Lotus japonicus ecotype B-129 chromosome 1, LjGifu_v1.2. It encodes these proteins:
- the LOC130732357 gene encoding expansin-A23-like → MAMSSYLVPLAIIVVLFVQTVSAGNGIDPNWYDARATFYGDMGGKGTMQGACGYGDLFKEGYGLNTAALSTALFNHGLTCGACFEIKCVNSPNCIKGVGTIKITATNFCPPNYSKTVDIWCNPPQKHFDFTMKMFTTIALYKAGVIPVQYRRVPCIKVGGVKFEIKGNPYFFMVLVYNVANAGDVSSMSVKGSNTGWLQMAHNWGQNWDVGTKLVGQALSFRVTTSDGKTLDFVNVAPPQWQFGQTYQSNINFWLKYSRGP